The window CATCTACGACCACCCGGAATGGTTTCCATCCGGCCAGTGGTTTGCCACCAGCGTCGTGGTCCCGCAGTCGGCCCGACGCGCCCGCATGATCATCTGCCCATCGGAAGCAACCAAACGCGCCGCGGTACGCCTCTTCGGCGTCGAGCCCGGGCGTTGCCGCGTGATCCCCCACGGCGTGGAGACCGAGTTTGCCCTACCGGTGTCGCCGTCGCTCAAGGCCGACGTCAGAGCCCGGTACGGGCTCCCGGATCGCTACCTGCTACAGCTGGGTACGGTGCAGCCGCGCAAGAACTACGTCACCTCGCTGCGCGCGCTGGCGCGGATCCCGATAAGGCAGCGGCTACCGCTGATCATCGCTGGCGGCTTTGGATGGAAGTACGACGCGGTGGTCGATACGGTTCGCGAGCTCGACCTGCGGGATTGGGTGCGCTTCGTCGGCTATGCCGGCATGCCGGATCTGCCCGCGCTTTACCAGATGGCGCACACCGTCCTCTTCCCCTCGCTCGACGAGGGCTTCGGATTGCCCGTGCTCGAGGCGTTCGCCGCGGGCACGCCGGTGGTCGCCTCCAACGCGGGGGCGATCCCAGAAGTCGCGGGTGATGCCGCCCTGCTCAGTGCGCCCGAGGATGCCCAGACACTCGCCGACAACATCTTGTCATTGCTGACGGATTCGCAGCTCCGCGAACGGCAGGTCGCCGCCGGACGCGCGCGTGCCGCGCTCTACACCTGGTCCGCGAGCGCCGCCGCGCATCGCGAGGTCTACCAGTCGGTCATCTCGCCGTAGCCTTCAATATCGCGATTCGCGCGGCGGCCCGAGCGTCGCCTCGATGCCGCGGACGTCACCCTCTTCGTCGACGAGAACGCTGACGTCGACATAGCCGAGGCGCGCGAGCTCGTCGCGGAGCGCGCCGGCCTGCTCACCGCCGAGCTCGAGCAGCAGCGCACCGCCTCGCCGCAGGAACCGGGGAGCGTCGCTGAGCACGCGTCGGAGGATCTCGGTACCGTCGGGTCCGCCGTCGTAGGCAAGGGTCGATTCGAACGCGAAGGTGTCGCGCTGCAGGAGGGGCAGGCCGGGAGTCGGCACGTACGGCACCACGCCCACGACGACATCGACGCGCCCCTCGAGCGTGCGGGGAAGCGGCGCGAACAGGTCCCCGGCGTAGACTTCGACGCCGTTCGCCGTCGCGCAGGCAACCGCCCGCTCATCGAGATCGGACGCGACGACGCGCGCTCCAGGTTGCTTGCTCATCATGGTCCGCGCGATCGCTCCGGACCCGGTGCAGAGATCGATCGCCGTTCCGTTTCCCGGCAGCCGCGCCGCGGCGCGATGCGCTAGCGGTTCACTTTGCCATCGCGGAACATAGACACCCGGATCGACGCGGATCTCCAGGCCGCAGAACGAGACCCTTCCCGTGATCCACGCGAGCGGCTCGCCCGTCAGACGGCGCGCGAGTAACGAGTCGAGGAGCTCGGCATTCCCGGCCGCGCTCGCGAGAAGCTCGTCGGCTTCCTCTTCCGCGGCGATGAACCCGGCGCGGGAGAGCAGCGCGGCAATCCTCGAGTCTTTGCGCACTACGGTTTGCCTGCGACCGCGTCGAGGACACGCCAGGTCTTGCCGGCCGCGGTGTTCCAGCTGAATTCGGCGCTGCGCGCGCTCCCGGCCGCGATCAGGCGCCGCTGCAACGCACCGTCACTCGCCAGCTCGAGCATCGCCTGGCTCCAGGCCCCGGCGTCGTCGGGGCTGAGCAGGATGCCGGCCGTGCCGACGATCTCGGGGAGCGCACCGGCGGTCGACGCAATGACGGCGGTGCCGCACGCCATCGCCTCCAGGGCGGGAAAGCCGAAGCCCTCGAAGCGCGAGGGTAGCGTCAGCGCGATGGCG of the Candidatus Dormiibacterota bacterium genome contains:
- a CDS encoding glycosyltransferase family 1 protein, with the translated sequence MGRYIGALITAFHNSHGVDLRPYRDAGLRILGPQLELPLRMHRDGAQLIHGPANSLPLLHPGLPGVVTIHDLAIYDHPEWFPSGQWFATSVVVPQSARRARMIICPSEATKRAAVRLFGVEPGRCRVIPHGVETEFALPVSPSLKADVRARYGLPDRYLLQLGTVQPRKNYVTSLRALARIPIRQRLPLIIAGGFGWKYDAVVDTVRELDLRDWVRFVGYAGMPDLPALYQMAHTVLFPSLDEGFGLPVLEAFAAGTPVVASNAGAIPEVAGDAALLSAPEDAQTLADNILSLLTDSQLRERQVAAGRARAALYTWSASAAAHREVYQSVISP
- a CDS encoding HemK family protein methyltransferase codes for the protein MRKDSRIAALLSRAGFIAAEEEADELLASAAGNAELLDSLLARRLTGEPLAWITGRVSFCGLEIRVDPGVYVPRWQSEPLAHRAAARLPGNGTAIDLCTGSGAIARTMMSKQPGARVVASDLDERAVACATANGVEVYAGDLFAPLPRTLEGRVDVVVGVVPYVPTPGLPLLQRDTFAFESTLAYDGGPDGTEILRRVLSDAPRFLRRGGALLLELGGEQAGALRDELARLGYVDVSVLVDEEGDVRGIEATLGPPRESRY